In Candidatus Acidiferrales bacterium, a single window of DNA contains:
- a CDS encoding M67 family metallopeptidase has product ARRHHPLECCGLLAGRQGLITDIYPATNSLASPVAYEIPPEELFRFFREMRNRGLQHLGIYHSHPSGEVHPSAQDVERAYYPEVAYFVVVSHREARTACAAFSIRDGQVRKMELEILEAG; this is encoded by the coding sequence AGGCGCGGCGGCACCATCCGCTGGAGTGCTGCGGTCTGCTTGCCGGCCGCCAGGGCTTGATAACCGACATTTATCCCGCCACCAACTCTCTCGCGAGCCCGGTAGCCTATGAGATTCCGCCGGAGGAACTTTTCCGCTTCTTTCGCGAGATGCGGAACCGCGGCCTCCAACATCTCGGCATCTACCACTCCCACCCTTCCGGGGAGGTCCACCCTTCCGCGCAGGACGTCGAGCGAGCGTACTACCCAGAGGTTGCCTACTTCGTGGTGGTTTCACACCGCGAGGCGAGAACTGCCTGCGCAGCCTTTTCCATCCGCGACGGCCAGGTTCGGAAGATGGAGCTCGAGATTCTTGAGGCGGGATAG